The Rhodamnia argentea isolate NSW1041297 chromosome 7, ASM2092103v1, whole genome shotgun sequence genome contains the following window.
GATAAATGCTTGTCATTTTTCAACTAATTTCTAGTTAGTTTGTTACGAATGTTTGCTCATTCTTTTTCAGGTGATAGAGATAGCCCAGGAGGAAGGGAAGATGCGGCTCAGCAAAACTCAGATGAGCAAGATGAGGATGAGTGTAAGTTGTAGCTGATAGAACATTTTACTTGTGAACTTTGGAGTAGTCCTGATGCATGAGGTATTGTGCAGGTGTCCAGAAGGACATTTCTGCTGCTGGCGAGACAAATGAATATAGCTCTGTTTTAGTTACTGGTCGTCGTTGTGTAAGTTGTATGTGTTTATTGTTGCAGTTACTCAGTTGCTGAGAAATTTATGGCTCAACATGAATATTATCTCTTTTATCTTCAGGCTGAAAGTAATGGCAGCTTAAGTGTACCGAAAAGCCTTGTTTCTGAGATGGAGGCCTGCAAAACCGAAAGTAGTTCCAAGATTTTGGAGAATCACAAAGATCGGGTGCATTATGACTTTCTTGAAGAACAGGTTCCTCCATCTGTTGCCTAGATGTGATTGATTTGTAACCATGTCCTATCTATGGTTTAGTTTAGGAATTGACAGAAAGTTCTTTAGATAAATTTGTTTTCAAAGTTTTGAATCCTGGGGCAATGCATGACCGATGATGATTCTTTGAATCTATAGGGAAATTTGATGGTGTTTTAGTGGCATTAAAGATAAGAAGTACAAGGGGTCTCCAGACTCATCCTTGCCTCAATATGCTAATTTTTGCCTATGATTTTCTAATTATCATGGTACTCTAATGGTGATGGTTGTGGTTCATTGTGACTTTCCGTACTTCTATGTGCATTCTTCTCTTGCACTTgttgtttttcaaaattaattgtgGTTTGATTTAAAATTGTAATTTGGCCTTTATTGCCTCGCATGAAACTACTGCCTCCCTCCCGCTCCTCCCTTCCTCCGTCCCTCCCTCTCCAGTTATATTTCTGACATGTGCATTGTGCATcacctaatttatttttgtaattatctCAACAATCTTGTATAAGCTGATTTTGCTGAGTTATCACTTGTGGGATGTAGGAAGATGGCGATTATGTCCTCGCCGATGGAGATGACAAGGTATAAGACACTCAAGCATCTGGTGCTCTGTTAATTTAAAACCTTTGTATCTGTATTCTTGCTTATTGAAATATGCATGAAATAATGGTTAAGCTCTCCTTTCTTTCTGGTGAGATTGAATTAAGAACTGGAGTTTGGTCAGaagtttttctcaaaatttatatatttgtaACCTACAACCTGTTATTCTACACTTTCATGCTCAGGATGATGAAGCGACCTTGTTAGAAGAGGAGGAATTGGCAAAAGCAGATTCATATGATCCGATGGATGAGGTAGAGAATGCTGATTTGCTTTTTCCTTGATTAACTTTGTCCTTTTTTGATCATTGGAGAGGAGGTTTGCTTGTCCATACTCTTTTGAGTGTTTTGTCATGATTTTCTCGTTTGAACTATTATTGTGTTTGACCTTAGAGGGACTTTGGGGTTAAATTGGATTAGTTTTACCAATGTTACCTTTCTAGAGTGAAACAAAGTGGAGCATTTCTCATTTctgttcatttacttttttccctttgaagAGTGACCGTCTTTGAcaattgaatttttatgatGTTTGAGGTTCACTGTGCTACTTTCAATGTCACGGTagctttgactttttctttggcTTTAATTTTCAACTTGAGTGATAGCTAAGTTTACTATTAATCGACTGTGGCTTATCTTgaataattttaatattaaatggCTCAGTTTTGAATAGGAATTACGTATTTTACATATGAAGTATTTCATCTTTCTTCTAcagtttttcaaaattaaaaacaattttttCAACTAAAACTAGTAAGCCATGAGTGAGAACTTGAGTTGGTTCACCCAGCTTCTGACTTTTTTCTAGCTTTGTGCTAGAACCATACATCAGGGGTCAAAATTGCGTCCAAACATAGCAGTGACTTTTTCTTTTAGATGTTGCTCTTTTGTAGGACCTTTAATCTTGATGGATTTACTTTTTCACAGATTACGTTACTGCAGAGGGAGAGTGAAGTTCCTGTTGAAGAATTAATTGCCAGGTATAAGAAGGTAGGTTGGAGGATTTTCTGCATGTAGATTGGTAAATTTGCATTGTTATTTGAGTATGATTGTGTCATGTTTGCTATGCTAGGACATTGACAATGATGCTGTCTCAGAGGATGAATCTGAATATGCCTCTGCTTTATCTGAAGATCTTGAAGATGCTGCAGGACCCAGGTATGAGGTACCATACAAGGAAAGCATGTCTGAAAGTGATGGTGACCTTCATGCAAATTTGTCAGACTCTTCTCCTGGAAAAGCCGCAGAGGCGGGAGAACTGAATAAATCAGAGAGTGATAATAGAATTGCAGATGCCGCAGCAGCTGCAAGATCTGCCCAGCCCACAGGCAACACATTCTCAACAACCAAAGTGCGCACAAAGTTCCCCTTTCTTATCAAGCACCCACTACGTGAGTACCAGCATATTGGCTTGGATTGGCTTGTTACAATGTATGAGAAGAGACTGAATGGGATTTTAGCTGATGAAATGGGTCTTGGAAAGACGATCATGACCATTGCACTGCTTGCACATCTAGCTTGTGAGAAGGGAATATGGGGCCCACACCTCATTGTAGTTCCAACAAGTGTGATGCTAAACTGGGAAACTGAGTTTCTAAAATGGTGTCCTGCTTTCAAAATCTTAACTTATTTTGGAAgtgcaaaagaaaggaaatttaAGAGACAAGGTTGGCTGAAACCCAACTCCTTCCATGTGTGCATAACCACTTACAGGCTAGTTATACAGGATTGCAAAGTCTTCAAGAGGAAGAAATGGAAGTACTTAATTCTGGATGAGGCTCATCTAATTAAGAATTGGAAGTCTCAGAGGTGGCAGACTCTCTTAAACTTCCACTCCAAGCGGCGCATTTTGTTAACTGGCACGCCACTGCAGAATGATCTTATGGAGTTGTGGTCTCTTATGCACTTTTTAATGCCTCACGTCTTTCAATCTCATCAAGAGTTTAAGGATTGGTTTTGTAATCCAATCTCTGGAATGGTTGAAGGACAGGAAAAGGTAAACAAAGAAGTTGTTGATCGCCTGCATAATGTTCTTCGTCCATTTATACTCCGCAGGTTAAAAAGGGATGTGGAGAAGCAGCTTCCAATGAAGCATGAGCATGTCATATACTGTAGACTTTCAAGGAGACAGCGGAATTTGTATGAGGACTTCATTGCTAGCTCCGAGACGCAAGCTACTCTTGCAAGTGCAAATTTCTTTGGAATGATCAGTGTTATAATGCAACTTCGCAAAGTATGCAACCATCCTGATTTGTTTGAGGGCCGGCCAATCATTAGTTCATTTGACATGAGTGGCATTGTTActcaattgagttcatctgtATGCTCCATTTTATCTACGGGACCCTTCTCTGGCGTGGACCTTGAGGGATTGGGGTTTTTATTTACTGATCTTGATTTTCACTTGACATCTTGGGAGAGTGATGAAGTTAGGTCCATCGAAACTCCATCGGACCTAATCATAAACAGGGTTGATCTGAATAGCCAGAATGAAGATTGGTATTCTCCTAGAAGAGACTGGAAGAGGTCACATCAAACGAATATATTTGAAGAGATCCAAAAGGCATTATGGGAGGAGAGATTACGAGAAGCGAAAGAACGTGCTGCTTCTATTTCTTGGTGGAATTCATTGAGATGCCGGAGGAGACCCATGTACTCAACATCACTGAGAGATGTAGTTACAATCAAGCACCCAGTTTATGATATTCACCGTCAAAAGGCTGATCAGTCGTCGTATTTATATTCATCAAAGCTTGCTGACCTAGTTCTTTCACCGGTAGAACGCTTTGAGAGGATGACTGATTTGGTGGAGAGTTTCATGTTTGCAATTCCAGCAGCACGGGCCCCAGAACCCGTTTGCTGGTGCAGTAAAAATGACACTTCTGTCTTCCTGCACCCGAGTTGGGGGGAAAAGTGCTCTCAGATTTTATTGCCTCTTCTATCACCTGTTAGACCAGCTATTGTCCGCAGGCAAGTATACTTTCCTGACAGGCGGCTCATACAATTTGATTGTGGGAAATTGCAGGAGCTGGCGATCTTGCTTAGGAAGTTGAAATCTGAAGGTCACCGGGCTTTGATTTTTACCCAAATGACCAAGATGCTTGATGTATTGGAAGCTTTTATAAATTTGTATGGCTATACTTACATGCGATTGGATGGCTCCACCCAACCAGAGGAGAGGCAAACTTTGATGCAGCGCTTTAATACAAACCCAAAAatattccttttcattttgtcaaCCCGTAGTGGAGGGGTTGGTATTAACCTAGTAGGTGCAGATACGGTTATTTTTTATGATAGCGACTGGAATCCGGCAATGGATCAGCAAGCACAAGATCGATGCCACAGGATTGGACAAACTCGTGAGGTACACATCTATAGGCTAATCAGTGAGAGCACCATTGAGGAGAATATATTAAGGAAAGCAAATCAAAAGCGGGCTCTTGATGATCTGGTCATACAGAGTGGAGGCTACAATACTGACTTCTTCAAGAAGCTTGATCCTATGGAATTGTTTTCAGGTCACAGGACTCTTCCCTTTAAGCATAtgccaaaggaaaaaatttttAGCAATGGAAGCGAGGTTTCTTTGTCGAATGCAGATGTTGAAGCTGCTTTAAAACATGCTGAAGATGAAGCAGATTACATGGCACTTAAGAAAGTCGAACAGGAAGAGGCTGTGGACAATCAGGAATTCACAGAAGAAGCAATCAGTAAAATGGAAGACGATGAGCTTGTAAACGAGGATGATCTCAAAGATGATGAGCCCACAGATCAGGCTGGCCCAATACCGACTCTGAACAAGGAGGATGCACTTACTGGTGGAAGTGATTTTAATGAAGATCGAGCTCTCACTCTTGCTGTCAAGGAAGATGATTTGGATATGCTGGCTGATGTTAAACAGATGGCAGCAGCTGCAGCTGCAGCTGGACAGGCAGTTTCATCTTTTGAGAATCAATTACGTCCAATCGATCGCTATGCGATGCGGGTTTTGGAATTATGGGACCCTATCATAGACAAGAGAGCTGTGGATTCTCAGGTAAGGTTTGAGGAGACTGAATGGGAACTGGATCGTCTGGAGAAGTACAAGGAGGAGCTGGAAGCTGACAtggatgatgatgaagagccTCTTGTGTATGAAAGTAAGATATCCTCTTGGTATCTTGTGCTGTAACCTCAGAATTGAACAAATATTGTATAATGTTGTGCCTCTCTGAACTCAATATGTTGTCTTGACACTAGAATGGGATGCTGATTTTGCGACTGAGGCGTACCGACAGCAAGTTGAGGCATTGGCTCAACATCAGGTCGGTATCAAATTGACTAATGTTGTCCATCTAATCCACTCGGAATCTAAGTAGTTGGTCATTTTACTCTACTTTCTGCAGTTGGAGGAGGAGCTGGAATTGGAAGCGAAATTGAAGGAAGATTTAGATGATGAAAATTGCGACGATAAGTAAGTTGAATAGTAAAACTTTCTTAGACATTATGATCTTCACCCTCTTAAGAGAGTGGTTTGAATGCTGTATGGGGGTTATAAAGGACTAGAGACGGTAAAATCATACTGTGTGCTAGTTACTTTTACCCTATCTGAAAAACAAGTAAAATGGCTAGAAATATACAAAGTGGTTCACCTTTTTGGCATTCAAAGTTTGTGAAACGAATTAGCTTTCTCTcaaatccctctctctctctcatcaaagCATTTGTGATCGAGCTATATCTGTTTGCAGGATTGAGCGTCCTAGGGCCTCCAAGCCGAAgtcaaagaagaaagcaaaaaaggCCAAGTTTAAGTCCCTGAAGAAGGGCTCATTGACTTCTGATGGGAAACAATTCAAAGGCGAATCTCCGGAAGAATCCATGTTCTCAGATGATGACATTTGCCTTGACATTTCAGATGGAGAATTGCCTCATTCAACGATGCAGAAGAAACGTAAGAAGGATGAACATTTTGAGGACACTGATGAAGAAAATCCTTCCAAGAAGTCCAAGAAACATGACCCTTCTAGAAGTTGTGTAGATTTGGATTACAAGCCATCCGGTAAAAAGCATGGGGAATCTGTGGACTCGAATATATTAGATTACATGGATGTTGACCGTGAGCAGAAAGCTGTCAGCAGGAACAGGATGGGAGGAAAAATCTCCATTACATCATTGCCAATAAAGCGGGTATTTATGATGAGACCAGAGAAGTTAAAGAAAGGGAGTATCTGGTCTAGAGATTGTGTTCCATCTCCCGATTTGTGGTTGCCACAAGAGGATGCAGTATTAAGTGCTATAGTCCATGAATATGGTCCAAACTGGAGCCTGGTCAGTGATGCACTATATGGGATGACTGCTGGTGGATTTTATAGGGGAAGATATCGAAACCCTATTCATTGTTGCGAGAGGTTTAGAGAACTTATTCAGAGATATGTTTCATCTGCTGTGGACAACCCTAACAATGGAAAGGTTGGCCATGTCGTCTCTGGAAAAGGTTCTCTTAAAGTGACAGAGGTAACCTTGACAGTCCATCCTTTGCTGATTTTTGTTACCCCCACCATctgccaaagaagaaaaatctctGTTAATTTTGTTGTTCCTTTGCTTCTCCACCTCCTCTCCCCCTTTTATCCATTTCCTGGCATTTTTAAACATTCTTGGGGCACGTGAATCCAAGTGTGTTAGGTAGTTTGTTTACTTTATATTAGATTGTTCTCTACTTTCCATGGCACTGTGTAACTCGTGATTCCCGGATAGCAGTAGTCTCTATGTGAATCTCTTCTCGACCGGGCTAGGCCGAATCGGGCCACCACTTGAGATGGGAATGGCTCAGCCCACATGCATCATTTGATGAAAGCACTCCAGTCCAGTCGCCTCCTCGAAGCCCTCGAAAAGTTTGGGGCACTTGCGTGAACCAATTCTTTGTTTAGATTTTGATGCATAATCAATGGGAAGACTTTCCTTGTAATGCATCTTAATGAGATAACCTCCTGTCTCCGAATGTATATGTTTATATATCAGTAATGTGGTTTTAAAAGTTTTCTGTAAGCTTTGCTTTCCATGTATATTGTGCTTTTAATCCATGGGAGACATTGATCTTGTCTTCTGTAAAATTATTTTGTGATCTTTGCCGAATAAACAGTGAATGAATACTCTAGGATTGAAACTGAATCTTGTAAATGAAGTTATCTATTGCTTAG
Protein-coding sequences here:
- the LOC115737659 gene encoding protein PHOTOPERIOD-INDEPENDENT EARLY FLOWERING 1 isoform X2, producing the protein MASKGPRSKLDHETRARRQKALEAPREPRRPKTHWDHVLEEMVWLSKDFESERKWKLAQAKKVAIRASKGMLDQATREEKKMKEGEQRLRKVALNISKDVKKFWMKIEKLVLYKHQLEVDEKRKKALDKQLEFLLGQTERYSTMLAENLTDACGTLQQNKTEEHRPSISLEDGDENLTNEGMELDTESHPETANDEDFSLQTEDELEDDEQTIEEDEALITEEERKEELEALHNEMDVPLEELLKQYVAERGDRDSPGGREDAAQQNSDEQDEDECVQKDISAAGETNEYSSVLVTGRRCAESNGSLSVPKSLVSEMEACKTESSSKILENHKDRVHYDFLEEQEDGDYVLADGDDKDDEATLLEEEELAKADSYDPMDEITLLQRESEVPVEELIARYKKDIDNDAVSEDESEYASALSEDLEDAAGPRYEVPYKESMSESDGDLHANLSDSSPGKAAEAGELNKSESDNRIADAAAAARSAQPTGNTFSTTKVRTKFPFLIKHPLREYQHIGLDWLVTMYEKRLNGILADEMGLGKTIMTIALLAHLACEKGIWGPHLIVVPTSVMLNWETEFLKWCPAFKILTYFGSAKERKFKRQGWLKPNSFHVCITTYRLVIQDCKVFKRKKWKYLILDEAHLIKNWKSQRWQTLLNFHSKRRILLTGTPLQNDLMELWSLMHFLMPHVFQSHQEFKDWFCNPISGMVEGQEKVNKEVVDRLHNVLRPFILRRLKRDVEKQLPMKHEHVIYCRLSRRQRNLYEDFIASSETQATLASANFFGMISVIMQLRKVCNHPDLFEGRPIISSFDMSGIVTQLSSSVCSILSTGPFSGVDLEGLGFLFTDLDFHLTSWESDEVRSIETPSDLIINRVDLNSQNEDWYSPRRDWKRSHQTNIFEEIQKALWEERLREAKERAASISWWNSLRCRRRPMYSTSLRDVVTIKHPVYDIHRQKADQSSYLYSSKLADLVLSPVERFERMTDLVESFMFAIPAARAPEPVCWCSKNDTSVFLHPSWGEKCSQILLPLLSPVRPAIVRRQVYFPDRRLIQFDCGKLQELAILLRKLKSEGHRALIFTQMTKMLDVLEAFINLYGYTYMRLDGSTQPEERQTLMQRFNTNPKIFLFILSTRSGGVGINLVGADTVIFYDSDWNPAMDQQAQDRCHRIGQTREVHIYRLISESTIEENILRKANQKRALDDLVIQSGGYNTDFFKKLDPMELFSGHRTLPFKHMPKEKIFSNGSEVSLSNADVEAALKHAEDEADYMALKKVEQEEAVDNQEFTEEAISKMEDDELVNEDDLKDDEPTDQAGPIPTLNKEDALTGGSDFNEDRALTLAVKEDDLDMLADVKQMAAAAAAAGQAVSSFENQLRPIDRYAMRVLELWDPIIDKRAVDSQVRFEETEWELDRLEKYKEELEADMDDDEEPLVYEKWDADFATEAYRQQVEALAQHQLEEELELEAKLKEDLDDENCDDKIERPRASKPKSKKKAKKAKFKSLKKGSLTSDGKQFKGESPEESMFSDDDICLDISDGELPHSTMQKKRKKDEHFEDTDEENPSKKSKKHDPSRSCVDLDYKPSGKKHGESVDSNILDYMDVDREQKAVSRNRMGGKISITSLPIKRVFMMRPEKLKKGSIWSRDCVPSPDLWLPQEDAVLSAIVHEYGPNWSLVSDALYGMTAGGFYRGRYRNPIHCCERFRELIQRYVSSAVDNPNNGKVGHVVSGKGSLKVTEDDIRMLLDVAMELPDNELLLQKHFTALLSSVWRVTSRVNGQENLSSPRNGLYFSRSILDSVINHSSQNSITEAARKVKMSNLILSRKLMADALDAVGHQNEIVCPSDQGDEVSAIEEGLEVTLEFQQEKDDLTIPLPSFLKLSISGSVPSTSASNSTGDKLLKSFGNIAECRFREASRAGAEGSLSCLTSGFLATDVKTRSAQRPQALGKHKLPVTDSIKSSKSKLKKTSMEFGLTNQPVSEPRPQPMQMLSVGDPSVRCDFSSPIFDVEAHNFEGDLLSTMDKELSLEPESYDMVPQTYVPDVIAELDDCPLSPEYTDIG
- the LOC115737659 gene encoding protein PHOTOPERIOD-INDEPENDENT EARLY FLOWERING 1 isoform X3 is translated as MASKGPRSKLDHETRARRQKALEAPREPRRPKTHWDHVLEEMVWLSKDFESERKWKLAQAKKVAIRASKGMLDQATREEKKMKEGEQRLRKVALNISKDVKKFWMKIEKLVLYKHQLEVDEKRKKALDKQLEFLLGQTERYSTMLAENLTDACGTLQQNKTEEHRPSISLEDGDENLTNEGMELDTETANDEDFSLQTEDELEDDEQTIEEDEALITEEERKEELEALHNEMDVPLEELLKQYVAERGDRDSPGGREDAAQQNSDEQDEDECVQKDISAAGETNEYSSVLVTGRRCAESNGSLSVPKSLVSEMEACKTESSSKILENHKDRVHYDFLEEQEDGDYVLADGDDKDDEATLLEEEELAKADSYDPMDEITLLQRESEVPVEELIARYKKDIDNDAVSEDESEYASALSEDLEDAAGPRYEVPYKESMSESDGDLHANLSDSSPGKAAEAGELNKSESDNRIADAAAAARSAQPTGNTFSTTKVRTKFPFLIKHPLREYQHIGLDWLVTMYEKRLNGILADEMGLGKTIMTIALLAHLACEKGIWGPHLIVVPTSVMLNWETEFLKWCPAFKILTYFGSAKERKFKRQGWLKPNSFHVCITTYRLVIQDCKVFKRKKWKYLILDEAHLIKNWKSQRWQTLLNFHSKRRILLTGTPLQNDLMELWSLMHFLMPHVFQSHQEFKDWFCNPISGMVEGQEKVNKEVVDRLHNVLRPFILRRLKRDVEKQLPMKHEHVIYCRLSRRQRNLYEDFIASSETQATLASANFFGMISVIMQLRKVCNHPDLFEGRPIISSFDMSGIVTQLSSSVCSILSTGPFSGVDLEGLGFLFTDLDFHLTSWESDEVRSIETPSDLIINRVDLNSQNEDWYSPRRDWKRSHQTNIFEEIQKALWEERLREAKERAASISWWNSLRCRRRPMYSTSLRDVVTIKHPVYDIHRQKADQSSYLYSSKLADLVLSPVERFERMTDLVESFMFAIPAARAPEPVCWCSKNDTSVFLHPSWGEKCSQILLPLLSPVRPAIVRRQVYFPDRRLIQFDCGKLQELAILLRKLKSEGHRALIFTQMTKMLDVLEAFINLYGYTYMRLDGSTQPEERQTLMQRFNTNPKIFLFILSTRSGGVGINLVGADTVIFYDSDWNPAMDQQAQDRCHRIGQTREVHIYRLISESTIEENILRKANQKRALDDLVIQSGGYNTDFFKKLDPMELFSGHRTLPFKHMPKEKIFSNGSEVSLSNADVEAALKHAEDEADYMALKKVEQEEAVDNQEFTEEAISKMEDDELVNEDDLKDDEPTDQAGPIPTLNKEDALTGGSDFNEDRALTLAVKEDDLDMLADVKQMAAAAAAAGQAVSSFENQLRPIDRYAMRVLELWDPIIDKRAVDSQVRFEETEWELDRLEKYKEELEADMDDDEEPLVYEKWDADFATEAYRQQVEALAQHQLEEELELEAKLKEDLDDENCDDKIERPRASKPKSKKKAKKAKFKSLKKGSLTSDGKQFKGESPEESMFSDDDICLDISDGELPHSTMQKKRKKDEHFEDTDEENPSKKSKKHDPSRSCVDLDYKPSGKKHGESVDSNILDYMDVDREQKAVSRNRMGGKISITSLPIKRVFMMRPEKLKKGSIWSRDCVPSPDLWLPQEDAVLSAIVHEYGPNWSLVSDALYGMTAGGFYRGRYRNPIHCCERFRELIQRYVSSAVDNPNNGKVGHVVSGKGSLKVTEDDIRMLLDVAMELPDNELLLQKHFTALLSSVWRVTSRVNGQENLSSPRNGLYFSRSILDSVINHSSQNSITEAARKVKMSNLILSRKLMADALDAVGHQNEIVCPSDQGDEVSAIEEGLEVTLEFQQEKDDLTIPLPSFLKLSISGSVPSTSASNSTGDKLLKSFGNIAECRFREASRAGAEGSLSCLTSGFLATDVKTRSAQRPQALGKHKLPVTDSIKSSKSKLKKTSMEFGLTNQPVSEPRPQPMQMLSVGDPSVRCDFSSPIFDVEAHNFEGDLLSTMDKELSLEPESYDMVPQTYVPDVIAELDDCPLSPEYTDIG
- the LOC115737659 gene encoding protein PHOTOPERIOD-INDEPENDENT EARLY FLOWERING 1 isoform X6 codes for the protein MEACKTESSSKILENHKDRVHYDFLEEQEDGDYVLADGDDKDDEATLLEEEELAKADSYDPMDEITLLQRESEVPVEELIARYKKDIDNDAVSEDESEYASALSEDLEDAAGPRYEVPYKESMSESDGDLHANLSDSSPGKAAEAGELNKSESDNRIADAAAAARSAQPTGNTFSTTKVRTKFPFLIKHPLREYQHIGLDWLVTMYEKRLNGILADEMGLGKTIMTIALLAHLACEKGIWGPHLIVVPTSVMLNWETEFLKWCPAFKILTYFGSAKERKFKRQGWLKPNSFHVCITTYRLVIQDCKVFKRKKWKYLILDEAHLIKNWKSQRWQTLLNFHSKRRILLTGTPLQNDLMELWSLMHFLMPHVFQSHQEFKDWFCNPISGMVEGQEKVNKEVVDRLHNVLRPFILRRLKRDVEKQLPMKHEHVIYCRLSRRQRNLYEDFIASSETQATLASANFFGMISVIMQLRKVCNHPDLFEGRPIISSFDMSGIVTQLSSSVCSILSTGPFSGVDLEGLGFLFTDLDFHLTSWESDEVRSIETPSDLIINRVDLNSQNEDWYSPRRDWKRSHQTNIFEEIQKALWEERLREAKERAASISWWNSLRCRRRPMYSTSLRDVVTIKHPVYDIHRQKADQSSYLYSSKLADLVLSPVERFERMTDLVESFMFAIPAARAPEPVCWCSKNDTSVFLHPSWGEKCSQILLPLLSPVRPAIVRRQVYFPDRRLIQFDCGKLQELAILLRKLKSEGHRALIFTQMTKMLDVLEAFINLYGYTYMRLDGSTQPEERQTLMQRFNTNPKIFLFILSTRSGGVGINLVGADTVIFYDSDWNPAMDQQAQDRCHRIGQTREVHIYRLISESTIEENILRKANQKRALDDLVIQSGGYNTDFFKKLDPMELFSGHRTLPFKHMPKEKIFSNGSEVSLSNADVEAALKHAEDEADYMALKKVEQEEAVDNQEFTEEAISKMEDDELVNEDDLKDDEPTDQAGPIPTLNKEDALTGGSDFNEDRALTLAVKEDDLDMLADVKQMAAAAAAAGQAVSSFENQLRPIDRYAMRVLELWDPIIDKRAVDSQVRFEETEWELDRLEKYKEELEADMDDDEEPLVYEKWDADFATEAYRQQVEALAQHQLEEELELEAKLKEDLDDENCDDKIERPRASKPKSKKKAKKAKFKSLKKGSLTSDGKQFKGESPEESMFSDDDICLDISDGELPHSTMQKKRKKDEHFEDTDEENPSKKSKKHDPSRSCVDLDYKPSGKKHGESVDSNILDYMDVDREQKAVSRNRMGGKISITSLPIKRVFMMRPEKLKKGSIWSRDCVPSPDLWLPQEDAVLSAIVHEYGPNWSLVSDALYGMTAGGFYRGRYRNPIHCCERFRELIQRYVSSAVDNPNNGKVGHVVSGKGSLKVTEDDIRMLLDVAMELPDNELLLQKHFTALLSSVWRVTSRVNGQENLSSPRNGLYFSRSILDSVINHSSQNSITEAARKVKMSNLILSRKLMADALDAVGHQNEIVCPSDQGDEVSAIEEGLEVTLEFQQEKDDLTIPLPSFLKLSISGSVPSTSASNSTGDKLLKSFGNIAECRFREASRAGAEGSLSCLTSGFLATDVKTRSAQRPQALGKHKLPVTDSIKSSKSKLKKTSMEFGLTNQPVSEPRPQPMQMLSVGDPSVRCDFSSPIFDVEAHNFEGDLLSTMDKELSLEPESYDMVPQTYVPDVIAELDDCPLSPEYTDIG